Within Lusitaniella coriacea LEGE 07157, the genomic segment TAACGTCATTTATATCGACAGAAATCCGAACAATCCAGATAAAGGATGGGGATGGGTAGAAGTTGCAACGGAGGACATGAAACGTTTTGGTCTTTCCAATAAGCAGCCCACAATGAGGAGAGTAACTAAGACAAAAGAAATTACGACTACACGATATAAAGACTCAATCCCATATACTGAAACCTATACTCACACCTATGAAAATTTTGTTCGTGTTCCATCTAGGGGTAAAGCTGGCGCGAAAAAATTCACACTGAATATTGATGGGGAACTTATTACGATAAAAGCACAAAAATCTCTGACTATCCAAGCAATATGTGCATGGGTTAAAACTTGGGCAAGTTCAAATACCATGATTATTACTCCAGGTAATAGAACGCTCTCTCTTGATGGTGAGAAACTGGCTCATCAAGCTCATTTTGTTTACTTTATTTTCAACAAAGATAGCAATGCGATTAAAATAGGTCGGACGAAAGATTTGGAAAAGAGGATGAAGGCACTTCAAACATCCAGTCCAGCCGAACTGAAGCTGATTAAGTCAGTGCAGGTTAAAGGAAGCGAAGAAGCTCACAAACTAGAACAGTCTCTGCATAAACAGTTCAGTGAAATTAGATTGGCTGGAGAGTGGTTCAAGGCTGAAGCAAATCTTCTAGAGTACATCAGTCAGTTGTGACAGTAGCGACAGCATAATAACCCGGCTGGAGCGGACTGAAGGGATATCTCGGTAGAGGATACAAAATTTTAGCAGCCGTTCAGCCGGAACGTTAGAGCAATTTCTACTACATTAATCTCTTGGCAGCCTCTTTGAGCTTTTATCCGTAGGTGATATCAAATCTTCCTAATTGCACATCATAAAAATTCACCGTGTCACCGCGTCTCCCTTTCTCCGTGTCAATCCTCACTTTCGAGCATTCAACCGGATTTTATATGGCGCGATCGCGGACAGAGCAGTAACCTATAATTTAGCCCGTTTAATGGAAAGAAGCCAAAAACCAGCATCGCAAGGTCTTGGAATCCCCTTCCTCAAAGACACTCAGCGTAGCGAAGTGACTTAGGGAGAGGAGGATGTTAATATTGCTATTCTTCCAGAGAACCCAACAACTCTCCCCAAGATTCAAGAATGATTTGTAGGGGTTGCGGTAATTTATCCCTGTCGTAGTCCGCAACGTTTGTGACTCCCCGTTGACTCATCAGGGTCATCCCGATAATATCTGCCGATCCCGGTGGTGGCGGGAAATTCAAGCCATCATAGCGGGTGAAATTCTGCTGCCTGAGAGTGCGTTGAAAATTGCGAACCTGCTGGCGCGAAACCCGGTGCGTTTGAGGTTGTCCGTTCCCGATAAAACTCGATTGTCGCGTCACTTTCCCATTCGACCAAAGGGTTATTTCGGTCATTCCCCCGACAAAACCACCAGAGGAAATTGCACGGAAGATTGCGCCTTTTGGCAGGGACGTTCGATCTTCATCGCGATCGCGATTGTTGGCAAGGCGACTCTCTGGAACGTTTAAACGCACGTCAGATCCGTTGGCATCGGTGTGATAAATCAGTCGGTTTTCTCCGCTTTCTACTGTCACCTTCCAGCCAAAAATTCCAATGTCCGGACAAGCGGCGCGATCGCGGTAAATCCCCAAACACCCATCCCAAGTACGACGCTGAACGGCTGTAACCCTCAGTCTTTCAGGGGAAAGTCCGGTTCGACGCGCGGCGGCATTGAGAACGGATTGTTTCACCGAAGTAGGGAATGCAGCAGTGTCTTCTGAGTTCACCCGACTGGCATTAACATTCAAACGCACTTCAGAATTATCTTGATTGGTGTGATACACCAACAGACTATTATCCGTCCCCTCGATCGCCACTTGCCAACCGAAAATAGCAATCTTCGTGCAGATTTGACGGGGATCTTCGTAGATTCCAAAGCATCCATCCCACACTTGTGGAAAGGCTTCGGTAATACGCAGTTGACCGCGCGGAAGTTGAGTTTTTCGCGTTGCGTTGGCGAGGACGGCTTCTCGAATGTTGGCGGGAAGGACATCTACGCCATTGTCTAAATAAACCGTATTGCCGCTTGCATCGGTGCGATAAATGAAACGTTTGACCTCAACGGGTTGGATGAGAACGCTGTTGCGATCTTCGCGGGGTTGGATAACTTGTTGGTTTCCCACTTGAAGTTCGACCAACCAACCTTCAACTAAGGCTTCTGTGCAGGCAATGTCTCGGATATTCACTCCCAAACACCCATTCGACCAGGTTTCCGGCTTTGCATTGGCAACTTGCAGCTTATCGGGGGAAATGCCGAAAACTTGAGTTGTCTCCCGTTTCACTGCGTCTACAACGCTTTTGGGGAGGGAATGCGATCTATTGGTGTCATCGAGGTAGACGGCAAAACCGCGACTATCGGTGCGATAGACGAGTTGCCGATTCCCCGCGCGAACGGTGACGCGCCACCCTTCAACTAAGGCTTGAGTGCAAGCGCGATTCGGTAATGTCAGACCCAAACACCCATTCGACCATGTGTGCGGTTCGGCGGAGAGAATTTCAATTTCTCTAGGGAATCCTCTCGTTTCCCGCGCAGCAGCGATTTTGACGGCGTTAGCAACCGATCGCGGTAAGGTTTTTAGATCCTCTTCGCTATTCTCTTCGCTGGGAGGAGGAGAATTTTCGCGATCGCGGTAGACAATATTACCCCGCTCGTTGGTACGATAAATCAGTCGCCGATTCCCCGCGCGCACGGTAACCTTCCAACCTTCAACGGTTGTTCGACGACATCCGCGATCGGCGAAAGGCAGTCCCAAACAATTGTCCGACCAAGTGAAGGGTTCTGCTTGGAGAATTTGAATGGTTGAAGTCGAACGTCCGGTTTCTCGCGCAGCAGCAAATTTCACCGCATTGGCAACGGATTGAGGGAGAGGTTCATCAGAAGAATTCGATTCCTTGCCCCCTCCGAGTTTCCCTAATTCTGTCTCTATTTCTTCCGACCAAGATCGTACCGAACCAAAAGCACCGTCATAGGCGGCATTCAAGTTTCCTTTCTCTCCCGGTTCGGCAAAAAAGAGATAGCGTCCGCCCGTCTCGTTGATAATATCCTGACAAGAGTGTTGGTTAAATCCAGAAAGTCTTACTAATTCAGATCCCTCACCTTGAAAATAGCGATTAACGCGGATTGTAAGGATATCGCCGTTGACTTGGGTAATCGTCCCTTCAAATACGTAGGGAGTGGTGCTAACTCGTTCTTCCAAGGGTGCGGGACGGCTTCCTGGCGTGGGAAAACAAGCACTCGCGGATTTCGGTGCGATCGCGCAGAGTCCGATCGCAAGGGGAAAACAGAGTGCTAATCGTTTAAGGTTCTTGGGGAATTGAAAAGGTAAGTGTGCCATAGGACAAACGGATCGGGAGTCATTGCTTCACTTTCATTGACGCAGGGTACAATTTAAGGTTTCTTTGATTTGCGCGATCGCGCCGATTATATTCCCAAAAAATTCACATTCTCGTAGGATTTTGTGGAGATATCCCAGGTTTTCCGGATTGACGCTAAGGTCATAGTATCAATAAATATTCGTAGATTGCACAAGAGGGAAATAGCGTGAAGTTCTCGCTCGCCAATCTGAACTGGGCAAAATTAATCACGAACCGAAGTCGTCGCGCGATCGCGAATCCTAAAACCCCAATACTATTCTTGTCCGGTTTGCTACTAACCAGTGCGTTCCCTCAAGTTGTGTCTGGTCAAATCCTTGGGGACAATACCCTACCCAATTCCACTCTCGTGAATACCGCAATAACTCCGACTGGAACGCTACATCAAATTCAAGGCGGTACAACCGTTGGAAGCAATCTTTTTCATAGTTTTTCCCAATTCAACGTTCTCCTCAACGAAACTGCCTATTTTAATAACATCGCAACCATTAGCAACATCATTACTCGCGTAACTGGAGGGCAACTTTCCCATATTAATGGGAGGATTCTAGCGAACGGAGCGGCAAACCTCTTTTTAATAAACCCCAGTGGGATTATTTTTGGAGAAAATGCTCAACTGGCAATCGGTGGCTCGTTTTTCGCCAGCACTGCTGATAGCGTGGTTTTTGCCGACGGCAGTTTCTATAGCGCTACAATCCCAAATACACCATTACTCACCGTCAGCGTTCCCGTCGGCTTGCAATTAGGCGCAAATCCCGGCAGTATTATCAATCGATCGCGCGCTTCGAGTCTAATTGTTCCCAATCGCTTAGTCGGACTGGAAGTGCTTCCCTCTCAAACCCTGGCACTAATCGGCGGCGATCTCCAATTAGAGGGAGGATATTTAACAACATTAGGCGGAACCATTCAATTAGCAAGTGCGGCGAACGGTCAATTTAAGCTCAACGGCGACAACTCAGGACTGCAAACTCTCAGAAATATCAATTTATCAAACGGCGCAATTGTTGATGCGAGTGGTTTAGGTGGCGGTTCCGTTCAGCTTTTCGGCGAACAAATTTCCCTTACCCAAAGATCGCGATTAATTTCCGATACCTTTGGCAATTTTGACGGACGCGGCATCGAAATTCAAGGAACTCAATTGCAACTCGATAACACCTCCTATATTTCCACCTCAACCTTCGGAACGGGAAATGCAGGTTCGCTGCGCATCCACACAGATGTTGTAGACCTCCAGGGAAAGACCCCTTTTGAAGTGACGCAACAACTTTTAGACTTCACCTTTAACCCCCTAAATCTCAGCAATGGTTTGTACAGTTTGAGTCTCGGTAGCGGCGCGGGGGGACAAATTGAAATCGATACAAAGCGCTTATTTATGAATAATGGAGCGAATATCTTAACCACAGCTATTTTTGATGGGTCTGGCGGAAATATAACAATCGAAGCTTCGGAATTCGCAGAATTAGATAATGGTTCCCTCATTGTCACAGGAACTGTCGGCAGTGGAAATGCAGGAAACCTCCTGGTGCGCGGCGGACAAATACGGGTACTCAACGGTACGTCCCTGAGTACGACTCCTGCCGCAAGCAGTTCCGGGAAAGGGGGAGATATTCGCGCGATCGCGGACACCCTTGAAATCAATGGAACCCCAGACAACGCGCCCGTTCCCGGCGGTTTATTCACCACAACCCTCGGTCTTGCAGAAGCCGGAAACTTATCTGTAAGTGCCAATCGACTCATCGTCACCAACGGCGCGCAAATTTCTGCCGCCTCCTCCGGTGCCGCGCAAGGAGGAGCCATCGACGTGACCGCAGAATCCATCGAACTGAGCGGCTTATCCCACGACGGTCAATTTTTGAGCGGTATCTTTTCCTCCACCTCCCTCCTCACCGTAAGTGGACAACCGGGCAATGCAAATGCGGGAAATTTAACCGTCAATGCCACACGAGTCCGTGTTAAAGATGGAGCGCAAATTTCCGTTGCTACGGGCAATGCAGGAGCGGCTGGAACCCTTAAAATTAACGCAACAGAATCCATTGAAGTGAGCGGCTTTGCAACAGGAGTCGATCCTAAAGTTGAAGCCGTTTCCTTTGGCATTATTGGCGATGGAATCGTCCCCAGTGCCATCGAATCGAATACCAACAGTTCCGGCGCTGCGGGAGACTTAAACCTGCAAACCAAACGCTTGAGCGTCAGTAATGGTGCGGAAGTCGGCGTTCGGGGAACCAGCAACGGTGCCGCCGGGGATCTCGTCGTTCAAGCAAACTCCATCCGATTAAACAACCGAGGAACCCTCTCAGCCACAACCAACTCCGGTACGGGGGGAAACATTCGATTGCAAGCATCGGACATTGTTATGCGCGACAACAGCCGCATTGCAACGGATGCAGGGAACGTCGATGGCGGCAATATTGAGATTGAAACGGAAGTTCTCGTCGCTCAAGGCAACAGCGATATTACTGCCAATGCCAAACAAGGTCGAGGCGGTCGCGTTCTCATCTCTGCAAGAACAATTTTAGGCGCGCGGTTCAGGGAATATCTAACTCCTGAAAATGACATTACCGCAACCTCCGAACTGGGAGCAGAATTTAGCGGTTTCGTTGATATTCAAACGCTTAATGTCAATCCAACTGCGGGTTTGCGAGAATTGCCCACAGATACGATCGATCCTTCCAACCGCATTGCATCCGGTTGCACGACCTATGCCCAAAGTCGCTTTTCCATTACCGGACGAGGTGGATTGCCCCAAAACCCTACAGCTTCGTTACCCGGTCAAACCGTCTGGCGGGATATGCAAAGCTTTTCCACAGCAACAAAACCCCGCACCTTTGCCGCCACGCCCCAATCCTCCTCAACACCCCAAGAATCTATCTCTCCCGATCTTGTTGAGGCAAATAGTTGGACGATTAATGAGA encodes:
- a CDS encoding GIY-YIG nuclease family protein; protein product: MGRWLGNVIYIDRNPNNPDKGWGWVEVATEDMKRFGLSNKQPTMRRVTKTKEITTTRYKDSIPYTETYTHTYENFVRVPSRGKAGAKKFTLNIDGELITIKAQKSLTIQAICAWVKTWASSNTMIITPGNRTLSLDGEKLAHQAHFVYFIFNKDSNAIKIGRTKDLEKRMKALQTSSPAELKLIKSVQVKGSEEAHKLEQSLHKQFSEIRLAGEWFKAEANLLEYISQL
- a CDS encoding two-partner secretion domain-containing protein; this encodes MKFSLANLNWAKLITNRSRRAIANPKTPILFLSGLLLTSAFPQVVSGQILGDNTLPNSTLVNTAITPTGTLHQIQGGTTVGSNLFHSFSQFNVLLNETAYFNNIATISNIITRVTGGQLSHINGRILANGAANLFLINPSGIIFGENAQLAIGGSFFASTADSVVFADGSFYSATIPNTPLLTVSVPVGLQLGANPGSIINRSRASSLIVPNRLVGLEVLPSQTLALIGGDLQLEGGYLTTLGGTIQLASAANGQFKLNGDNSGLQTLRNINLSNGAIVDASGLGGGSVQLFGEQISLTQRSRLISDTFGNFDGRGIEIQGTQLQLDNTSYISTSTFGTGNAGSLRIHTDVVDLQGKTPFEVTQQLLDFTFNPLNLSNGLYSLSLGSGAGGQIEIDTKRLFMNNGANILTTAIFDGSGGNITIEASEFAELDNGSLIVTGTVGSGNAGNLLVRGGQIRVLNGTSLSTTPAASSSGKGGDIRAIADTLEINGTPDNAPVPGGLFTTTLGLAEAGNLSVSANRLIVTNGAQISAASSGAAQGGAIDVTAESIELSGLSHDGQFLSGIFSSTSLLTVSGQPGNANAGNLTVNATRVRVKDGAQISVATGNAGAAGTLKINATESIEVSGFATGVDPKVEAVSFGIIGDGIVPSAIESNTNSSGAAGDLNLQTKRLSVSNGAEVGVRGTSNGAAGDLVVQANSIRLNNRGTLSATTNSGTGGNIRLQASDIVMRDNSRIATDAGNVDGGNIEIETEVLVAQGNSDITANAKQGRGGRVLISARTILGARFREYLTPENDITATSELGAEFSGFVDIQTLNVNPTAGLRELPTDTIDPSNRIASGCTTYAQSRFSITGRGGLPQNPTASLPGQTVWRDMQSFSTATKPRTFAATPQSSSTPQESISPDLVEANSWTINEKGNVELVAHHSPGMVQGSRFSPPKC